Proteins encoded in a region of the Synechococcus sp. BIOS-U3-1 genome:
- the trpD gene encoding anthranilate phosphoribosyltransferase, whose amino-acid sequence MVSQSVSWPQTLELLLNGGVLDPDRAAALMRAWLSEELTPVQTGAFLAAIRARGVNGGELGAMAAVLRGACPLPGARPELLMVDTCGTGGDGADTFNISTAVAFTAAACGAHVAKHGNRSASGKVGSADVLEGLGLHLQAPAGQVVDALPKAGVTFLFAPAWHPALVNLAPLRRSLGVRTVFNLLGPLVNPLRPDGQVLGVATEDLLDPMAEALQSLRQERAVVVHGAGGLDEASLAGPNALRILENGVLRSESISPGDLGLQEAPLSALRGGDLECNQAILSDLLQGRGTQAQAEVVALNCALVLWVAGVEMDLKSGAQRALSALNDGLAWERLEQLRLGLTPAEGG is encoded by the coding sequence ATGGTCTCTCAATCCGTTTCCTGGCCTCAGACACTGGAGCTTCTGCTCAACGGTGGAGTGCTCGACCCTGACCGGGCAGCGGCACTGATGAGGGCCTGGCTCTCCGAGGAGCTCACGCCTGTGCAGACAGGGGCTTTTCTTGCTGCGATCAGGGCGCGCGGCGTCAACGGCGGTGAGCTTGGTGCTATGGCAGCGGTGTTAAGGGGTGCCTGTCCTCTGCCAGGGGCACGCCCCGAATTGTTGATGGTGGATACCTGTGGCACGGGGGGTGACGGTGCGGACACCTTCAACATCTCCACCGCTGTGGCTTTTACAGCCGCAGCCTGCGGTGCCCATGTGGCCAAGCACGGCAATCGAAGCGCTAGCGGCAAAGTGGGATCAGCGGATGTGCTCGAAGGCCTTGGTCTGCATCTGCAGGCTCCTGCAGGTCAGGTGGTGGATGCTCTCCCTAAAGCCGGAGTGACCTTCTTGTTTGCACCCGCATGGCATCCGGCTCTGGTGAATTTGGCTCCACTCCGTCGCAGTTTGGGTGTACGCACCGTGTTCAACCTGTTGGGACCTCTCGTGAACCCACTGCGTCCTGATGGTCAGGTGTTGGGCGTGGCCACAGAAGACTTGCTTGATCCAATGGCGGAGGCACTTCAGAGCCTTCGCCAAGAGCGAGCCGTTGTGGTTCACGGTGCCGGTGGCCTGGATGAAGCGTCACTGGCCGGACCCAATGCGTTGCGCATTCTTGAAAATGGAGTGTTGCGTTCAGAATCAATCTCCCCTGGAGATCTCGGCCTTCAGGAGGCACCTCTCTCAGCTCTACGTGGCGGCGATCTTGAGTGCAATCAGGCGATTTTGAGTGATCTCCTCCAGGGTCGCGGCACCCAAGCTCAGGCTGAGGTTGTTGCCTTGAATTGCGCTCTGGTGCTTTGGGTAGCCGGTGTGGAAATGGATTTGAAGTCTGGAGCGCAGCGAGCTCTTTCGGCTCTGAACGATGGCCTTGCCTGGGAGCGTCTCGAGCAGTTGCGCTTGGGGCTGACCCCCGCCGAGGGAGGATGA
- a CDS encoding ABC transporter ATP-binding protein, which yields MAAFRLDLIRRYLKPHRRTVLMGAIALVVVNILSVTIPLEVRRVIDDLQEGFAFSDVLQQAGWIVLLATSMGVVRLISRQLVFGVGRQVEVELRQKLFDQMLQQEPGWVQQTGSGEVISRATSDVENVRRLLGFAVLSLTNTVLAYAFTLPAMLAIDPGLTVAAISLYPVMLGAVRLFGGRMMREQRRQQEALAGLSELIQEDLSGIAAIKIYSQEEQELNAFSSRNRGYRDTAIQLARTRSTLFPLLEGISSISLLLLLALGSGQLQQGTLSIGGLVALILYVERLVFPTALLGFTLNTFQTGQVSLERVEELLSRKPLISDPIQPESLELPVRGELEARNLHIRYDGSDCDTLNGLSFQIHSGELVAVVGPVGCGKTTLARALGRMVEVPANQLFLDGHDLTNLRLNDLREQIALVPQEGYLFTSSLADNLRYGEPEADSGRVEAAADQARLLGDVRGFPDGMNTLVGERGITLSGGQRQRTALGRALLLKAPVLVLDDALASVDNNTAAEILASVRRQTQRTIVMISHQLSAAAACDRILVLDQGRLVQQGHHADLIKEQGLYRSLWEREQAAERLETVA from the coding sequence ATGGCCGCTTTCCGCCTCGATCTGATCCGCCGCTACCTGAAGCCCCATCGACGCACGGTGCTGATGGGTGCGATCGCTCTGGTCGTCGTGAACATCCTGAGCGTCACCATCCCCCTCGAGGTTCGACGGGTGATCGATGACCTTCAAGAGGGTTTTGCCTTCTCCGATGTGCTCCAACAGGCGGGCTGGATCGTGCTGCTCGCCACGAGCATGGGAGTGGTAAGGCTCATTTCACGCCAGCTGGTCTTCGGAGTCGGGCGCCAGGTGGAGGTTGAGCTTCGACAGAAGCTGTTTGATCAGATGCTGCAGCAGGAGCCCGGATGGGTTCAGCAAACGGGCAGCGGTGAAGTGATCAGCCGTGCGACAAGCGATGTCGAAAACGTTCGACGGCTACTTGGTTTTGCCGTACTGAGCTTGACGAATACCGTTCTGGCTTACGCCTTCACCCTGCCGGCCATGCTGGCGATTGATCCCGGTCTCACAGTTGCCGCGATCTCCCTTTACCCGGTGATGCTCGGCGCCGTTCGCTTGTTTGGAGGGCGAATGATGCGGGAACAACGGCGCCAGCAGGAAGCGCTGGCAGGTCTCAGTGAACTGATTCAGGAAGACCTGTCAGGTATCGCAGCCATCAAGATCTACAGCCAGGAAGAACAGGAGCTGAATGCCTTCAGTTCCCGCAACCGCGGATACCGCGATACCGCCATTCAGCTAGCACGCACGCGCAGCACCCTCTTCCCCTTACTGGAAGGCATCTCGTCCATCTCCCTGTTGTTGCTGCTCGCTCTTGGGAGCGGTCAACTCCAGCAGGGCACCCTGTCGATCGGTGGCCTTGTCGCGTTGATCCTTTATGTGGAACGACTGGTGTTCCCCACCGCTCTGCTTGGCTTCACGCTTAATACATTCCAAACCGGACAGGTCAGCCTGGAACGCGTCGAAGAACTGCTGTCACGAAAACCCCTGATCAGTGATCCGATTCAACCGGAGTCACTGGAACTACCAGTACGCGGAGAGCTGGAGGCTCGCAACCTACACATCCGTTACGACGGATCCGATTGCGACACCCTGAACGGGCTGAGTTTCCAGATTCACTCAGGCGAGCTGGTGGCCGTTGTCGGTCCAGTGGGCTGTGGCAAGACCACATTGGCTCGCGCTTTGGGCCGCATGGTGGAAGTGCCGGCTAATCAATTGTTCCTCGACGGGCACGACCTCACCAACCTGCGCTTGAACGACCTGCGCGAACAGATCGCACTCGTTCCTCAAGAGGGATATCTCTTTACGAGCAGTTTGGCGGACAACCTGCGCTATGGCGAACCCGAAGCAGACAGCGGACGGGTTGAAGCAGCAGCCGATCAGGCCCGCTTGCTGGGAGATGTACGCGGATTTCCCGATGGGATGAACACGCTTGTCGGAGAACGAGGAATCACTCTCAGTGGAGGCCAGAGACAGCGAACCGCACTAGGCAGGGCATTGCTCTTGAAGGCTCCTGTTCTGGTCCTGGACGATGCATTGGCGAGCGTTGACAACAACACCGCTGCCGAGATTCTCGCTTCGGTGCGACGTCAGACACAGCGCACGATTGTGATGATCAGCCATCAACTTTCTGCTGCAGCGGCATGCGACAGGATCTTGGTGCTGGACCAAGGACGATTGGTGCAACAGGGGCACCACGCTGACCTGATCAAAGAACAGGGTCTCTATCGGAGTTTGTGGGAACGGGAACAGGCTGCTGAACGGCTGGAAACGGTGGCCTGA
- the msrA gene encoding peptide-methionine (S)-S-oxide reductase MsrA, translating to MLPNWLTGSQQGQSDSNADERHVVLGTPLKAPLMEDQEEIIFGCGCFWGAEKGFWRLPGVVSTAVGYAGGQMASPSYEQVCSGRTGHTEVVRVVYSTPAIDVSDLLKLFWECHDPTQGDRQGNDQGSQYRSAIYTTTPRQMQLALASRDWYQQALTQAERDSITTEIAADRTFYFAETYHQQYLARPGSRPYCSAMPTGISLGAFEDADFRLPSQVWNHYDWSISHCVLRGDNSPIQLQP from the coding sequence ATGCTGCCCAACTGGCTCACTGGTTCTCAGCAAGGACAATCAGACAGCAACGCTGACGAGCGTCACGTTGTTCTCGGTACCCCTCTGAAGGCGCCGCTGATGGAGGACCAGGAGGAAATCATTTTCGGCTGCGGATGCTTCTGGGGCGCGGAAAAGGGGTTTTGGCGGCTACCGGGTGTTGTCTCCACAGCCGTTGGTTATGCCGGTGGCCAGATGGCATCTCCCAGCTATGAGCAGGTCTGCAGCGGACGGACTGGACACACCGAAGTGGTTCGCGTGGTTTACAGCACCCCAGCCATCGACGTCAGCGATCTGCTCAAGCTGTTCTGGGAATGTCATGACCCCACGCAGGGGGACCGCCAGGGCAATGACCAAGGCAGTCAGTATCGATCTGCGATCTACACCACCACGCCCCGGCAGATGCAATTGGCCCTGGCCAGTCGGGACTGGTACCAACAGGCCCTAACTCAGGCCGAACGAGACAGCATCACGACCGAAATAGCCGCTGACCGAACCTTTTACTTCGCTGAGACTTACCACCAGCAATATCTGGCGCGACCCGGCAGCAGGCCCTACTGCTCGGCCATGCCCACAGGGATCAGCCTCGGGGCTTTTGAAGACGCCGACTTTCGATTGCCCAGTCAGGTCTGGAACCATTACGACTGGAGCATCAGTCACTGCGTCTTGCGTGGTGACAACAGTCCGATCCAGCTGCAGCCATGA
- a CDS encoding Crp/Fnr family transcriptional regulator — MDSSSQNRNRLHLAAGNVVPLHKNKLWLVVNGMVKLGAVSVHGDELLLGLAGPNETFGEPLSTVQAYEAITLTDSDLLCMTMGEVRESQDLANDLLGAVVLRHRQSEYLLSLLGLRRVEERVRGFLELLAQDYGQPCEHGLRLNLRLTHQEMASALSTTRVTVTRVIGLLRDEGWLKIDGQRHLVITHLPCK, encoded by the coding sequence CTGGACTCCAGTTCTCAAAATCGAAATCGCTTGCATCTCGCCGCGGGAAACGTTGTGCCACTGCACAAAAACAAGTTGTGGCTTGTTGTTAATGGCATGGTGAAGCTCGGAGCTGTTTCTGTGCATGGCGATGAGCTGTTGCTGGGCTTGGCAGGTCCTAATGAAACCTTCGGTGAGCCGTTGAGCACGGTGCAGGCCTATGAAGCCATCACCCTCACCGACTCAGATCTTCTTTGCATGACCATGGGTGAGGTGCGTGAGTCACAGGACCTCGCTAACGATCTGTTGGGAGCGGTCGTGCTTCGTCACAGGCAGTCGGAGTATCTTCTCTCTCTGCTTGGTCTGCGTCGAGTTGAGGAGCGTGTCAGAGGTTTTCTGGAGTTGCTGGCCCAGGATTATGGACAGCCCTGTGAACACGGATTGCGTCTCAATCTGCGCCTCACCCATCAGGAGATGGCGAGTGCCCTGAGCACCACCCGTGTGACAGTGACCAGGGTCATCGGTCTGCTCAGAGATGAGGGATGGCTGAAGATTGACGGCCAGCGTCATCTCGTGATCACCCATCTGCCCTGCAAATGA
- a CDS encoding PstS family phosphate ABC transporter substrate-binding protein, giving the protein MSFARQAVVLFSLLAVATGVSASSESSLTSVGTSLPARLYRKWFDQMARAGGPQVRYRSSGSAEAQWALIRQAVDFTVSDAPMQPKDLAKVRRGVVQIPIAGSTIAFAYNQPGCDLQLTQEQAVQVASGRITDWKQLGCKQGSLTWVHRSDISGITNAFTQSMQAFSSQWPLGTGASIRWPAGNAIAAEGNSGVASAIDNRRGAIGYISPSHLKGSLRFAALQNNAGEFLRPSVISGAKTLKGLELDFNLAGSSPNPSAEGAYPIVTLIWVLAYRSGNGDNTQAIRATLDFMLSNQFQNQVDQLGLIPLADEILSKSRPVVERIAQ; this is encoded by the coding sequence ATGAGCTTTGCCAGGCAGGCTGTCGTTTTGTTCTCCCTGCTCGCTGTTGCAACCGGTGTGTCGGCGTCTTCAGAGTCGTCTCTGACCAGTGTCGGCACCTCCCTCCCCGCCAGGCTCTACCGAAAATGGTTTGACCAGATGGCTCGCGCAGGTGGTCCTCAGGTGAGGTATCGATCCTCGGGCTCAGCTGAGGCTCAATGGGCTTTGATCAGGCAGGCCGTTGATTTCACGGTTTCTGATGCTCCGATGCAACCCAAGGACCTGGCCAAGGTGAGGCGTGGTGTGGTTCAAATCCCGATTGCTGGAAGCACCATCGCTTTTGCATACAACCAACCCGGGTGCGACTTGCAGCTGACCCAGGAGCAGGCCGTTCAGGTGGCTAGTGGCAGGATCACTGACTGGAAACAGCTTGGTTGCAAGCAGGGTTCTCTGACCTGGGTGCATCGATCGGATATCTCTGGCATCACCAATGCCTTCACTCAATCCATGCAGGCGTTTTCCTCGCAATGGCCTTTGGGGACCGGCGCGTCAATTCGCTGGCCAGCAGGCAATGCGATTGCTGCTGAAGGGAACTCCGGAGTTGCCTCTGCGATCGATAACAGGAGAGGGGCTATTGGTTACATCTCTCCGTCCCATCTCAAGGGCAGCCTTAGGTTTGCTGCGTTGCAGAACAACGCCGGAGAGTTCCTAAGGCCAAGTGTGATCTCTGGCGCTAAGACCCTCAAAGGCCTTGAGCTGGATTTCAATCTTGCCGGCAGCAGCCCCAACCCTTCGGCCGAGGGTGCCTATCCGATCGTCACGCTGATCTGGGTTCTGGCTTACAGGTCTGGAAACGGCGACAACACGCAGGCAATCAGAGCAACTCTTGACTTCATGCTGAGCAACCAGTTCCAGAACCAAGTTGATCAGCTCGGTTTGATTCCCCTTGCAGATGAAATTCTCAGCAAGTCGCGGCCCGTCGTTGAACGGATTGCTCAGTAA
- a CDS encoding 3'-5' exonuclease → MKDGEWSDPGGRQRMDNQPVPGQLDLLSLGGGHPASPPVQHPLQQLNEVSSAQAADPQEISAALKAEDDDLAPARTLLIVDTETTGLDPQLDHCLEVGVILFDVPSRQVLAQQSFLLPVEANAAEAINRIPASATNLSQPWRPALDYLQSLLDAADVLVAHNAAFDRQWFGRGHLPATDKRWLCSMEDIRWPADRQLRSRPSVRDLALAYEIPVWAAHRALTDCIYLVEVFRRCDHLEQLIEHGLEPRQLMRAQVSYNDRHLAREAGFRWNEPVKGAWARRLSVREACDLDFPVSPVDPKLPLAS, encoded by the coding sequence ATGAAGGACGGAGAATGGAGTGATCCAGGAGGGAGGCAGCGCATGGACAATCAACCGGTACCAGGTCAGCTCGATCTGTTGTCCTTGGGCGGAGGTCATCCCGCATCACCTCCAGTTCAGCACCCCTTGCAGCAGCTCAATGAGGTTTCATCAGCGCAAGCGGCAGATCCTCAGGAGATCAGTGCAGCCCTCAAGGCGGAAGACGATGATCTGGCTCCAGCGCGCACGTTGCTGATCGTTGACACCGAGACCACAGGTCTGGATCCGCAGCTGGATCACTGCCTTGAAGTGGGTGTGATTCTTTTTGATGTGCCCAGTCGCCAGGTGCTGGCGCAGCAATCGTTTTTATTGCCGGTAGAGGCCAATGCCGCGGAAGCGATCAATCGCATTCCTGCTTCAGCGACGAACCTGTCTCAGCCCTGGCGACCAGCCCTCGACTACCTCCAGTCGTTGCTGGATGCTGCTGATGTGCTGGTGGCTCACAATGCTGCCTTCGATCGCCAGTGGTTCGGGCGTGGCCACCTGCCCGCCACCGACAAACGCTGGCTCTGCAGCATGGAGGACATCCGCTGGCCTGCGGATCGTCAGCTCAGATCACGGCCATCGGTGCGTGATCTGGCCCTGGCCTATGAAATCCCAGTTTGGGCGGCCCATCGTGCCCTCACTGATTGCATCTACTTGGTGGAGGTCTTCCGGCGCTGTGATCACCTTGAGCAGTTGATTGAGCATGGCCTTGAGCCACGCCAGCTGATGCGTGCCCAGGTGTCTTACAACGACCGTCATCTCGCGAGGGAAGCCGGTTTCCGTTGGAACGAGCCAGTGAAAGGAGCCTGGGCCAGGCGTCTATCAGTGAGGGAGGCCTGCGATCTCGATTTCCCCGTTTCGCCTGTTGATCCCAAATTGCCCCTGGCGTCCTGA
- a CDS encoding peroxiredoxin, translating into MALTVGDSVPSINLEDHEGNSCAISERNGTPLVLFFYPKDETPGCTAEACGFRDSHQELKQLGAQVWGVSGDDLVSHRRFAERHQLPFPLLSDSDQRLRRAFGVPKTLGLLPSRVTYVIDGQGVIQHVFNNLLDGPAHVREAMQVLRSLQPSQ; encoded by the coding sequence ATGGCCCTCACCGTTGGTGACAGCGTTCCGTCCATCAACCTGGAGGATCACGAAGGCAACAGCTGCGCCATCAGCGAGCGCAACGGCACCCCCCTCGTGTTGTTCTTCTATCCCAAGGACGAAACGCCGGGCTGCACAGCGGAAGCGTGCGGCTTTCGTGATTCCCATCAAGAACTCAAACAGTTAGGAGCTCAGGTCTGGGGCGTGAGCGGCGACGATCTTGTGAGCCATCGCCGCTTCGCCGAACGCCATCAGCTGCCCTTCCCCTTACTCAGTGACAGCGATCAACGTTTGCGCAGGGCTTTCGGCGTACCCAAAACCCTCGGCCTACTGCCTTCAAGGGTGACTTACGTGATTGATGGCCAAGGTGTGATCCAGCACGTGTTCAATAACTTGCTTGATGGCCCGGCCCATGTGCGCGAAGCCATGCAGGTCCTGCGTTCGCTGCAGCCCAGTCAATGA
- a CDS encoding DUF1350 family protein, with the protein MSSWVRVRDCWTLSPRQPRGLVEFVGGSYLSATPQISYRRLLEGLAARGIAVHAWSYVPGFDHQLQAREAWSAMRACRNRLNDRLSQLPPPLRLGHSLGCKLHLLAPDGGRNCSGLVALSFNNFTADQSIPLLGVVAPSLGVSTEFSPSPRETLRLIERQYLQPRNQVVRFNSDQIDQSLDLITALQARQGDCSELLRLPGDHLTPASAGLRRQFLGDWAEGSDRQQQVNRLQDLITSWALSGTVSSG; encoded by the coding sequence ATGAGCAGCTGGGTTCGTGTGCGTGACTGCTGGACCCTGTCCCCGCGCCAGCCGCGGGGACTCGTGGAATTTGTCGGCGGCAGCTACCTGTCAGCGACCCCACAGATCAGCTACAGGCGTCTGCTCGAAGGACTGGCGGCTCGTGGGATTGCGGTACATGCCTGGAGCTACGTGCCCGGTTTTGATCACCAGCTTCAGGCTCGCGAGGCATGGAGTGCCATGCGCGCCTGCCGCAATCGATTAAACGACCGCTTGAGCCAACTGCCTCCACCTCTGCGTCTTGGCCACAGCCTGGGTTGCAAACTGCATCTGCTCGCACCAGACGGAGGCCGAAACTGCAGCGGCCTTGTAGCGCTTAGCTTCAACAACTTCACTGCGGATCAGTCGATTCCTCTGCTTGGTGTCGTCGCTCCAAGCTTGGGAGTCAGCACCGAATTCAGCCCAAGCCCCAGGGAAACACTGCGCCTGATCGAGCGGCAGTACCTGCAACCTCGCAATCAGGTGGTTCGGTTCAACAGCGACCAGATCGACCAGAGCCTCGATTTGATCACAGCCTTGCAGGCACGTCAGGGAGATTGCAGCGAGCTCCTCCGGCTGCCTGGAGATCACCTCACACCCGCCAGTGCTGGTCTGCGAAGACAGTTTCTGGGCGATTGGGCGGAAGGCAGCGACAGGCAGCAACAGGTGAATCGTCTTCAGGACCTGATCACCTCCTGGGCACTGAGCGGCACCGTCTCCTCCGGGTAG
- a CDS encoding VOC family protein: protein MKRKPNVSYRYHHMGVPTSEQRPGEHYSSTFRMYTSGGEDPGGFRIQFHRFESGSCLHPLIQSTPHVAFQVNDLEVAVADEHLLLGPYEPFSGFKVAIIEDDGVPIELIETALSDDDVFGEPKANSVIYPEETVPLSAQEVIRS, encoded by the coding sequence ATGAAACGCAAGCCCAACGTCAGCTATCGCTACCACCACATGGGTGTTCCAACCTCGGAGCAACGCCCGGGTGAGCACTACAGCTCAACCTTTCGCATGTACACATCCGGTGGCGAGGACCCCGGCGGTTTCCGGATTCAGTTTCACCGCTTCGAGTCCGGCAGCTGCCTGCATCCTTTGATTCAGTCCACTCCGCATGTGGCGTTTCAAGTGAATGATCTTGAGGTCGCCGTGGCGGATGAGCACTTGCTTCTCGGGCCCTATGAACCGTTCAGCGGCTTCAAGGTGGCCATCATCGAAGACGACGGTGTTCCCATTGAGTTGATCGAGACGGCACTCAGTGACGACGACGTCTTTGGAGAACCCAAGGCCAATTCAGTGATCTACCCGGAGGAGACGGTGCCGCTCAGTGCCCAGGAGGTGATCAGGTCCTGA
- the acs gene encoding acetate--CoA ligase, whose protein sequence is MTSETSTIESVLQEQRVFEPPMDFASSARIGGMEAYRSMADAARQDPEAFWGEAARKELSWFTPFDKVLDWSDAPFARWFEGGTTNISHNCLDRHLQSEKANKTALIWEGEPGDVRRFTYRELHAEVCKAANALKAMGIGKGDLVALYMPMVPEAAIAMLACARIGAPHSVVFGGFSAEALRDRLIDGEAKAVVTADGGFRKDKPVSLKPAVDAALANGSCPTVQSVLVVQRTEQAVEMVDGRDQWWHELVEAQSTDCPAEPMASEDRLFVLYTSGSTGKPKGVVHSTAGYNLWAHLTFQWIFDIRDDDVYWCTADVGWITGHSYIVYGPLSNGATTVMYEGAPRPSKPGAFWELIQKHGITIFYTAPTAIRAFMKNGREVPDQYDMSSLRLLGTVGEPINPEAWMWYRDVIGSGRCPIIDTWWQTETGGVMISPLPGATPTKPGSATLPLPGIEADVVDADGNSVGADEGGYLVVRRPWPGMMRTVHGNPQRFRESYWEHIRPADGSHIYFAGDGARRDTDGYFWVMGRVDDVINVSGHRLGTMEIESALVSHPAVAEAAVVGRPDDLKGEAIVAFVTLDSGREPDDALIAELRAHVGKEIGPIARPDEIRCSDALPKTRSGKIMRRILRALAAGQEVTGDTSTLEDRSVLDRLRA, encoded by the coding sequence ATGACGAGCGAGACATCCACCATCGAAAGCGTGCTTCAGGAGCAACGCGTTTTCGAGCCGCCCATGGACTTTGCAAGTTCAGCTCGCATCGGTGGTATGGAGGCCTATCGGTCCATGGCCGACGCTGCTCGCCAGGATCCTGAAGCTTTCTGGGGAGAGGCGGCCCGCAAGGAACTGTCCTGGTTCACTCCCTTTGACAAGGTCCTCGACTGGTCGGATGCGCCGTTTGCGCGCTGGTTCGAGGGCGGTACCACCAACATCTCCCACAACTGTCTTGACCGGCATCTCCAAAGCGAGAAGGCCAACAAAACGGCATTAATTTGGGAAGGCGAGCCGGGGGATGTGCGACGGTTCACTTATCGCGAGCTGCACGCCGAGGTCTGCAAGGCTGCTAATGCCCTCAAAGCGATGGGAATTGGCAAGGGCGATCTGGTGGCGCTCTACATGCCGATGGTGCCTGAGGCGGCGATTGCCATGCTCGCCTGTGCCCGCATTGGTGCACCTCATTCCGTGGTGTTCGGTGGTTTTTCAGCTGAAGCCCTGCGCGATCGTTTGATCGACGGCGAAGCCAAGGCGGTGGTCACCGCCGATGGCGGCTTCCGCAAGGACAAGCCCGTTTCACTGAAGCCGGCTGTTGACGCGGCTCTTGCCAATGGCAGCTGTCCAACCGTGCAGTCCGTGCTGGTGGTGCAACGCACCGAGCAGGCTGTGGAGATGGTCGACGGGCGTGATCAGTGGTGGCATGAGCTGGTCGAGGCGCAGAGCACCGACTGCCCTGCGGAACCGATGGCCAGTGAAGATCGTCTGTTCGTGCTGTACACCTCAGGCTCCACAGGCAAACCCAAGGGTGTCGTGCACAGCACGGCGGGATACAACCTCTGGGCCCATCTCACCTTTCAATGGATCTTCGACATCCGTGATGACGACGTCTACTGGTGCACGGCTGATGTGGGCTGGATCACCGGTCACAGCTACATCGTTTATGGCCCGCTTTCCAATGGTGCGACCACGGTGATGTACGAGGGAGCGCCGCGTCCCTCCAAGCCTGGTGCGTTCTGGGAGCTGATTCAGAAGCACGGCATCACGATCTTCTACACCGCTCCCACTGCCATTCGCGCGTTCATGAAAAACGGCCGTGAGGTGCCTGATCAGTACGACATGAGCAGCCTGCGCTTGTTGGGCACCGTGGGTGAACCGATCAATCCTGAGGCCTGGATGTGGTATCGGGATGTGATCGGCTCCGGTCGTTGCCCGATCATCGACACCTGGTGGCAGACCGAGACCGGCGGCGTGATGATCAGTCCACTGCCCGGTGCAACGCCGACCAAGCCTGGTTCAGCGACGTTGCCTTTACCGGGGATTGAAGCCGACGTTGTTGATGCCGACGGCAACTCTGTTGGAGCCGATGAAGGCGGTTACCTGGTGGTGCGACGTCCTTGGCCGGGGATGATGCGCACTGTGCATGGCAATCCTCAGCGCTTCCGTGAGAGCTACTGGGAGCACATCCGCCCTGCTGATGGAAGTCACATCTATTTCGCCGGTGATGGTGCCCGTCGTGACACCGATGGCTACTTCTGGGTGATGGGTCGTGTGGATGACGTGATCAATGTCTCCGGCCACCGACTCGGCACCATGGAAATCGAATCCGCGCTGGTCAGTCATCCGGCCGTGGCGGAGGCTGCCGTTGTGGGTCGTCCTGATGATCTGAAGGGAGAGGCCATCGTCGCGTTCGTCACTCTTGACTCAGGACGCGAACCGGATGATGCCCTGATCGCGGAACTGCGGGCCCATGTGGGCAAGGAGATCGGCCCGATCGCCAGGCCCGATGAGATTCGCTGCAGTGATGCTCTGCCCAAAACCCGCAGCGGCAAAATCATGCGCCGAATCCTCCGCGCTCTCGCGGCAGGCCAGGAAGTCACCGGGGACACCAGCACCCTTGAAGATCGTTCGGTGCTCGACCGTTTGCGTGCCTGA
- a CDS encoding HAD family hydrolase, whose translation MFDLDGLLLDTEPLHARAWQQAACHFGTDLATEQLIQLQGRRRLDNARLVCSWIDQRITPEQLLAVRQPIAAQLLPQAEAMEGAESLVRTAERLGIATALVTSSDRASVQHKIGNHPWVSRLQLMICGDDPGLKAGKPAPDPFLLGAEVLKVSPEECWAFEDSRAGCESALAAGCLVWRLLRTTEGIDQLEHKEQGSLQSDRLFAINRLTEAENCLQSLISTGD comes from the coding sequence CTGTTTGATCTGGATGGCTTATTGCTTGACACCGAGCCGCTGCATGCACGTGCCTGGCAACAGGCGGCATGCCATTTCGGCACCGACCTTGCAACAGAGCAGCTGATCCAGCTGCAGGGACGACGCCGACTCGACAACGCAAGGCTCGTGTGCTCCTGGATCGATCAACGGATCACACCAGAGCAACTGCTGGCCGTCAGACAGCCCATCGCAGCACAGCTTTTGCCTCAGGCCGAGGCCATGGAGGGAGCGGAATCGCTGGTACGCACGGCTGAACGCCTTGGCATTGCGACGGCCCTAGTGACCAGTAGCGACCGAGCATCAGTGCAACACAAAATTGGCAATCACCCCTGGGTCAGTCGCTTGCAGCTGATGATTTGTGGCGATGATCCCGGACTGAAGGCCGGCAAGCCCGCTCCTGATCCTTTCCTGCTAGGGGCTGAGGTTCTAAAAGTCAGTCCAGAGGAGTGCTGGGCCTTTGAAGACTCAAGAGCTGGATGTGAATCAGCGCTAGCCGCTGGATGCCTGGTTTGGCGTCTACTCAGGACGACTGAAGGAATTGATCAGTTGGAACACAAGGAGCAGGGATCGCTGCAATCAGATCGTCTGTTTGCCATCAACCGACTCACTGAAGCCGAGAACTGCCTGCAATCGTTAATCAGTACAGGCGACTGA